Proteins found in one Panicum hallii strain FIL2 chromosome 4, PHallii_v3.1, whole genome shotgun sequence genomic segment:
- the LOC112890894 gene encoding uncharacterized protein LOC112890894, giving the protein MVALLLPMKYMNGWWQRRIESQKKEKKKKSPTKIVDETLSEISRSSTFLPNIGAPRPSKNAQSSSTAAQARIRAEFEATLQAEREEAARKREELQAQLQAQQDALEENQNLLRQTQEEVRGMTSRFEETNALLRAVLRLQKD; this is encoded by the exons ATGGTCGCACTCCTCTTGCCAATGAAATATAT GAACGGATGGTGGCAGAGAAGGATAGAGAgccagaagaaggagaagaaaaaaaaatctcccACCAAGATTGTTGATGAAACTCTTAGCGAGATCAGCCGCTCATCCACATTTCTTCCTAACATTGGTGCCCCTCGACCATCAAAGAATGCTCAGTCCTCATCGACAGCAGCACAAGCACGCATCCGAGCTGAGTTTGAGGCAACCCTCCAAGCTGAAAGAGAGGAAGCTGCTAGGAAGCGGGAAGAGTTGCAGGCACAACTTCAAGCTCAGCAGGACGCACTTGAAGAAAACCAAAATTTGCTGCGGCAGACCCAAGAGGAAGTGAGGGGGATGACTAGCAGGTTTGAGGAGACTAATGCGCTGCTGCGAGCTGTCCTGAGACTTCAGAAAGATTGA